One genomic segment of Intestinimonas butyriciproducens includes these proteins:
- a CDS encoding polysaccharide deacetylase family protein: MLIDILGKYKVKATFFVVGDWVDKYPESVKALHDAGHEVMNHSNTHAHMSQLSKDEIIADVEACNDKIEAVTGVRPTLIRPPYGEYDDNVITAIRSIGMEPIQWDVDSLDWKDLEAPEIIKRVTGKVQSGSIVLFHNAALHTPEALPTIIETLLQEGYTFVPISEIILPQPYTIDHTGRQLPADAQAS; the protein is encoded by the coding sequence ATGCTGATCGATATTCTGGGCAAATATAAGGTCAAGGCAACCTTCTTTGTCGTGGGCGACTGGGTGGATAAATACCCGGAGTCGGTGAAGGCGCTCCACGACGCCGGGCATGAGGTGATGAACCATTCCAATACCCATGCCCATATGTCCCAGCTCTCCAAGGATGAGATCATCGCGGATGTGGAGGCGTGCAACGACAAAATTGAAGCGGTGACCGGGGTGCGGCCCACCCTGATCCGTCCGCCTTACGGAGAATATGACGACAACGTGATTACGGCGATCCGTTCTATTGGGATGGAACCCATCCAGTGGGATGTGGACAGCCTGGACTGGAAGGACCTGGAGGCGCCGGAGATCATCAAACGGGTGACCGGGAAAGTTCAGTCCGGCTCCATTGTTCTGTTCCACAATGCTGCACTGCACACACCGGAGGCTCTGCCAACCATTATTGAGACCCTTCTGCAGGAGGGGTATACCTTTGTGCCCATCTCGGAAATCATTCTTCCGCAGCCCTATACCATTGACCACACCGGGCGGCAGTTGCCTGCGGATGCGCAGGCATCCTAA
- a CDS encoding 2-hydroxyacyl-CoA dehydratase family protein — MEKGEHTEKVKELLSALEGLPKYEHKGKKVILTGITAEPDEFLELFTECGIAVVGDDLAQESRLYRTAIPKRGTALEDLAGQWFERKGCSMVHEVESTRGSMLVEMAQAAGAQGIVVCLMRFCDVEEYDYPMIAQCAKEAGLRCLCLEIDQSTQNNEQSHTKIQSFAEMAE, encoded by the coding sequence ATGGAGAAGGGGGAGCACACGGAGAAGGTGAAGGAGCTCCTCTCGGCGCTGGAGGGGCTGCCGAAGTATGAGCACAAGGGGAAGAAAGTGATCCTGACGGGGATCACGGCGGAGCCCGACGAGTTTTTGGAGCTGTTCACGGAGTGCGGGATTGCGGTGGTAGGAGACGATCTGGCGCAGGAGTCCCGGCTGTACCGGACGGCGATCCCGAAGCGTGGAACGGCGCTGGAGGATCTGGCGGGGCAGTGGTTTGAGCGGAAGGGATGCTCGATGGTGCATGAGGTGGAGAGCACACGGGGCTCCATGCTGGTGGAGATGGCGCAGGCCGCGGGGGCCCAGGGGATCGTGGTGTGCCTGATGCGCTTCTGCGATGTGGAGGAGTACGACTATCCCATGATCGCACAGTGCGCCAAAGAGGCCGGCCTGCGCTGCCTCTGCCTGGAGATCGACCAGAGCACCCAGAACAACGAGCAGTCCCACACCAAGATTCAGAGCTTCGCTGAGATGGCGGAGTAG
- a CDS encoding recombinase family protein: MESSPSASRRGAGEQAAPVWRAALYTRLSREDGDKPESDSISNQRALLEDFLSRRPDLCPAGWYADDGYTGTNFDRPGFRRMLGDIEAGQVNCVVVKDLSRFGRDYIDVGRYLERWFPEHGVRFLAVNDGIDSEKGPYDMLLPVKNVFNEQYARDISRKVRSAFRTKQRQGEFIGAFASYGYRKDPDNHNRLVVDPAASAVVARIFTLFEHGMGKVSIAKLLNEEGIPCPSEYKRLNGEKYSNGRRIRSTTYWTYATIHRMLHNQMYIGNMEQGRAPRQTLHGRAKQLTPDQWAVVEGTHQAIIGPEQWARVQALLEREARTPDFARNVSPFAGFLRCGDCGRAMSKVTRNGGAFYCCGSYKRYGSSICTRHEIAHRDLEQLLLGDLNRLLSAAGDLRLLAAEALPKAKPRGTDDGQRALQTSLDRLHRLRQAVYEDYREGLLSREDYLLYRADYERQTAGLSAQLAHLEAAEKAPPHAPGWLESLVARGSLLELDRATMAEAVEQILVFEHGRIEVTYTFSDDLGILCPL; this comes from the coding sequence ATGGAGTCGTCTCCCTCTGCATCCCGCCGGGGCGCGGGGGAGCAAGCCGCCCCCGTATGGCGGGCCGCGCTCTATACCAGGCTGTCACGGGAGGACGGGGACAAGCCGGAGAGCGACAGCATCTCCAATCAGCGCGCGCTCCTGGAGGACTTTCTGTCCCGGCGGCCGGACCTGTGTCCAGCCGGATGGTATGCCGATGACGGGTACACGGGAACCAATTTCGACCGTCCCGGTTTCCGGAGGATGCTGGGCGATATTGAAGCCGGGCAGGTCAACTGTGTGGTGGTTAAGGACCTCTCCCGGTTTGGCCGGGACTACATCGATGTGGGTCGCTATCTGGAGCGTTGGTTTCCGGAGCACGGCGTACGCTTTTTGGCCGTCAACGACGGGATCGACAGTGAGAAGGGCCCTTACGACATGCTGCTGCCGGTCAAAAACGTCTTTAACGAGCAATACGCCCGGGACATCTCCCGAAAAGTGAGGAGTGCCTTCCGCACCAAACAGAGGCAGGGGGAGTTCATCGGCGCCTTCGCCTCTTACGGTTACCGCAAGGACCCTGATAACCACAACCGGCTGGTGGTGGACCCCGCTGCCTCCGCCGTGGTGGCGCGCATCTTCACCCTCTTTGAGCACGGCATGGGAAAAGTATCGATCGCCAAGCTGCTCAATGAGGAGGGTATCCCCTGCCCCAGTGAGTACAAGCGCCTGAACGGGGAGAAATACAGCAACGGCCGCCGCATCCGGAGCACGACCTATTGGACCTATGCTACCATCCACCGGATGCTTCACAATCAGATGTATATCGGCAATATGGAGCAGGGCCGTGCTCCCCGGCAAACCCTGCACGGCAGAGCAAAGCAGTTGACGCCCGACCAATGGGCGGTGGTAGAGGGTACGCATCAGGCCATCATCGGTCCCGAGCAGTGGGCACGGGTACAAGCGCTGCTGGAAAGAGAGGCCCGGACGCCCGACTTCGCCCGGAATGTGAGCCCCTTTGCCGGCTTTCTCCGGTGCGGAGACTGCGGCCGGGCCATGAGCAAAGTCACTCGAAACGGAGGGGCCTTCTACTGCTGCGGCTCTTACAAGCGGTATGGCTCTTCTATCTGCACCCGCCATGAGATTGCCCATCGGGACTTGGAACAGCTTCTGCTGGGCGATCTGAACCGGCTGCTCTCCGCCGCCGGGGACCTGCGTCTGCTGGCCGCAGAGGCCCTGCCAAAGGCCAAACCAAGGGGAACCGACGATGGGCAGCGGGCGCTGCAGACCAGCCTGGACCGCCTCCACCGCCTCCGGCAGGCGGTTTATGAGGACTATCGAGAGGGCCTGCTCAGCCGGGAGGACTACCTCCTTTACCGGGCGGATTATGAACGTCAGACGGCGGGCCTCTCGGCGCAGCTTGCCCATTTGGAGGCGGCTGAAAAGGCACCCCCCCACGCGCCGGGCTGGCTGGAATCTCTTGTCGCGCGCGGCTCCCTCCTGGAACTGGACCGGGCCACCATGGCCGAAGCCGTGGAGCAGATCCTTGTTTTTGAGCACGGCAGGATTGAGGTTACATATACCTTTTCCGACGATCTGGGGATTCTATGCCCCCTTTGA
- the nagA gene encoding N-acetylglucosamine-6-phosphate deacetylase — translation MATICNVRIFDGTAFRKESAVTFENGTVTALDDRREGEDMGGVLLCPGFVDIHMHGQKGLDSMRPGDNGRMAETQVKYGVTSFCPASITETDEAIRAYLADIRAAMELERGARVLGAYLEGPYLAERVKGAHNAAKLRDPELTHYKALTAGFEDEIRRVTLAPEKPGGMELVQYLKGRGVVASIGHSVATAAEASRAVALGITCSTHTCNGMEPLHHRKPGVLGVTLTNDGIRAEFIADLVHIDPILIQLIYRAKGVEGCYFCTDSMEAAGMPDGNYHLGNEAITVRNGMALKGESLAGSTLTMDQGVRNLAQKVGLPLADALRMGTRNPADVLERKDLGRVAIGAKADFVLLDDGLRVCATYVRGRREYSAR, via the coding sequence ATGGCAACGATCTGTAATGTGCGCATATTTGACGGAACAGCGTTTCGAAAGGAGTCTGCGGTCACGTTTGAAAACGGCACGGTCACGGCCCTGGATGACCGCCGGGAGGGAGAGGACATGGGCGGAGTGCTCCTCTGCCCCGGGTTTGTGGACATCCACATGCATGGGCAGAAGGGGCTGGACAGCATGCGCCCGGGGGACAACGGGCGCATGGCGGAGACCCAGGTGAAGTATGGAGTCACCTCCTTCTGCCCCGCCTCCATCACAGAGACGGACGAGGCCATCCGGGCCTATCTGGCTGATATCCGCGCCGCCATGGAACTGGAGCGGGGCGCGCGGGTGCTGGGGGCCTACCTGGAGGGACCCTATCTTGCCGAGCGGGTGAAGGGCGCACATAACGCGGCCAAGCTCCGGGATCCGGAGTTGACGCACTACAAGGCGCTGACCGCCGGATTCGAGGATGAGATACGCCGGGTGACCCTGGCTCCTGAAAAGCCGGGGGGCATGGAGCTTGTGCAGTACCTCAAGGGCCGGGGGGTGGTGGCCTCTATCGGACATTCGGTCGCAACGGCGGCGGAGGCATCCCGGGCCGTGGCCCTGGGGATCACCTGCTCTACCCATACCTGCAACGGGATGGAACCGCTCCACCACAGAAAACCGGGCGTCCTGGGGGTGACCCTCACCAACGACGGGATCCGGGCCGAGTTCATCGCCGACCTGGTCCACATCGACCCCATCCTGATCCAGCTGATCTACCGGGCCAAAGGCGTGGAAGGCTGCTATTTCTGCACCGATTCCATGGAGGCCGCCGGTATGCCGGATGGGAACTACCACTTGGGCAATGAGGCGATCACAGTAAGGAATGGAATGGCGCTAAAAGGAGAAAGCCTGGCGGGGAGCACGCTGACGATGGACCAGGGCGTCCGGAATCTGGCGCAGAAAGTGGGTCTGCCCCTGGCGGACGCCCTGCGCATGGGGACCCGGAACCCGGCGGACGTGTTGGAACGGAAGGACCTGGGCCGGGTGGCCATAGGGGCTAAGGCGGATTTCGTCCTTTTGGATGACGGGCTCCGAGTCTGCGCCACCTATGTTCGGGGCAGACGGGAGTACAGCGCTCGCTGA
- a CDS encoding PocR ligand-binding domain-containing protein, whose product MTSIYDFDKLAKLLNSLYLLTGRKITLKDSDFNNVITSNTACEFCRLIQSTPFGYEKCLACDTEALAYAKRQNKAYLYRCHAGLMEAAVPVMEKGRLLAYLMYGQVLDESPLEEQWARIKRQCAWHEDLPALRVAFYRLDQLEQKTLQAYADVLSVCASYIWLHEYVKQSEPTESQMIASYIDKNYTRPLTLGVISTELGIGKTKLCETARNSFSCSVQQLIRQRRVEAAKELMAEGDLPISQIAEAVGIGDSNYFVKVFKAATGYTPLRYKKLLQSAARDAGPEAATRGERPNNLYEMEKGEESHGNDL is encoded by the coding sequence ATGACATCCATCTATGATTTTGACAAACTGGCCAAGCTGCTCAACAGCCTCTATCTCCTAACGGGACGAAAGATCACGCTGAAAGACAGCGATTTCAACAACGTCATCACCAGCAATACCGCCTGCGAGTTCTGCAGACTCATCCAGAGCACACCGTTCGGCTACGAGAAATGCCTGGCCTGCGATACAGAGGCGCTGGCCTATGCGAAACGGCAGAACAAGGCGTATCTCTACCGATGTCATGCCGGACTGATGGAGGCGGCGGTGCCGGTGATGGAAAAAGGGAGGCTGCTGGCCTACCTCATGTATGGGCAGGTCCTGGACGAGTCCCCGCTGGAGGAGCAGTGGGCGCGGATCAAACGACAATGTGCCTGGCATGAGGATCTGCCCGCGCTCCGGGTGGCCTTTTACCGATTGGACCAATTGGAGCAGAAGACCTTGCAGGCATACGCCGACGTGCTCTCCGTCTGCGCCTCCTACATCTGGCTCCATGAGTATGTCAAGCAGAGCGAACCCACCGAGTCCCAGATGATTGCCTCTTACATTGATAAAAACTATACCCGGCCGCTCACGCTGGGGGTGATCTCCACAGAACTGGGGATAGGGAAGACCAAGCTGTGTGAAACGGCGAGAAACAGCTTTTCCTGCAGCGTGCAGCAGTTGATCCGCCAGAGACGGGTGGAGGCGGCCAAGGAGCTGATGGCCGAGGGCGATCTGCCCATCAGTCAGATCGCCGAAGCGGTGGGCATTGGGGACAGCAATTACTTTGTCAAGGTATTCAAAGCGGCGACGGGATACACACCTCTGCGCTACAAAAAGCTGCTTCAAAGTGCGGCGCGGGACGCCGGACCGGAAGCGGCGACCCGGGGGGAACGCCCAAACAATCTGTACGAAATGGAGAAAGGAGAGGAATCGCATGGCAACGATCTGTAA
- a CDS encoding efflux RND transporter permease subunit: MSTAKFCIKHKVTTLLAVIMIAIFGLVFTTQLQMALLPNMEYPAAVVICYYNGASPSDMEELVTRPLEAAVMSVPGVDEVQSVSSDSTTQIQITYVDGTDVDIAATKLREQFDMVSLPDGAIDPVIVNMNISDMMPTAMVALMGDDLAQLQTMAEDTVVPALERVAGVASVDIYGGVDQQIAVEVDPTRAAGFGLSNAYISQFLAAENLIYPGGDMKNGSKTLTVSTDAKFQTVDDVANMILALPTGGTIRLAEVATVALETTDPDTIATMDGTNCVLLQVSKQSGANEADASNAVEARLAELKADNPSMQYATPYLASDYINLSVESAMQNIVLGVVLAAIVVFLFLRRWGATMTIAVSMPVCILTVFILMNVFDLTLNMMSLGGIAMGVGMIVDNSIVVLENIYRFAGEGHSRMESCVEGTKEVTTSVMASTLTTVAVFLPLGLTGGLAGMMFKDFCLTIAFLILASLVIALTLVPLLCYFLLDEEKIRRQNLRRASRKSRANPLMALYQKLLGFFVRHLGLAMLVSVALTVVFVASCLSTNMVLIPDMDQGQVSISVSMPIGSEVDETSAISERISGIAREQVPEMESMYYMAQPESSTISLTLVNKSERDRSSAEVADGLRAALADIAGCEITVSTSDMTALMGGGDDISVEITGTDYGTLSMIADDLAAQISGLADAVDVTTSMADQVPQVKVTMNREAASQYGLTAATVGAAVRSELTGTTATTVTIDNKELDVVVRGDGASSASLDALRSMPVASSYGGYVPLSSVADVRIEMAPQSITRDNQSRQVTVTGDTRSGNTTAITAEINAILDGYAMPEGYTAEITGSYSQMMESFSDLLLALLVALGLVYFILASQFESFLMPVIIMMILPVAFAGALFALPLTGRDMSMISLVAIIMLAGTVVNSSIILVDYIKQRRERGESREEAILHACPLRIRPVMMTTLTTILAMVPMALGIGDTNEMMSDMGVVMISGMVISTIITLLFTPVYYSVIDQLSHIFRRRKPPAERPTSAAE; the protein is encoded by the coding sequence ATGAGTACTGCGAAATTCTGTATCAAGCATAAGGTGACCACGCTGCTGGCCGTCATCATGATCGCCATCTTCGGCCTGGTCTTTACCACTCAGCTCCAGATGGCGCTGCTGCCCAACATGGAATACCCGGCCGCCGTGGTGATCTGCTACTATAACGGCGCCAGCCCCAGCGATATGGAGGAACTGGTGACCCGCCCCCTGGAGGCCGCCGTTATGTCGGTGCCTGGCGTGGACGAGGTGCAGTCCGTCTCCTCCGACAGCACGACCCAGATCCAGATCACCTATGTGGACGGCACCGACGTGGACATCGCCGCCACCAAACTGCGGGAGCAGTTTGATATGGTCTCCCTCCCTGACGGAGCCATCGATCCGGTCATCGTCAACATGAACATCAGCGACATGATGCCCACCGCTATGGTCGCCCTTATGGGCGATGATCTGGCGCAACTCCAGACCATGGCCGAGGATACCGTGGTCCCTGCGCTGGAGCGTGTGGCCGGCGTGGCCTCTGTGGATATTTACGGCGGCGTGGATCAGCAGATTGCCGTGGAGGTGGACCCCACCCGGGCTGCCGGCTTCGGCCTTTCCAATGCTTATATCTCACAGTTCCTGGCTGCGGAAAATCTCATCTACCCCGGCGGCGACATGAAGAATGGTTCCAAAACTCTGACGGTGAGTACCGACGCCAAGTTTCAGACGGTGGACGACGTAGCCAACATGATCCTGGCCCTGCCCACCGGCGGGACCATACGTCTCGCGGAAGTGGCCACCGTAGCTCTGGAGACCACGGACCCGGATACCATTGCCACCATGGACGGCACAAACTGCGTTCTGCTCCAGGTCTCCAAGCAGTCCGGCGCCAACGAGGCGGACGCCTCCAACGCAGTGGAGGCGCGTCTGGCGGAGCTGAAGGCGGACAACCCCTCCATGCAATACGCCACCCCCTACCTGGCCTCCGACTATATCAATCTGTCGGTGGAATCCGCCATGCAGAACATTGTGCTGGGCGTGGTCCTGGCGGCCATTGTGGTGTTCCTGTTCCTGCGCCGCTGGGGCGCCACCATGACCATCGCCGTCTCCATGCCCGTCTGCATCCTGACCGTGTTCATCCTGATGAATGTCTTTGACCTCACGCTGAACATGATGAGTCTGGGCGGCATCGCCATGGGCGTGGGCATGATCGTGGACAACTCCATCGTGGTGCTGGAGAATATCTATCGCTTTGCCGGCGAGGGCCACAGCCGCATGGAGTCCTGCGTGGAGGGCACCAAGGAGGTCACCACCTCCGTCATGGCCTCCACCCTGACCACGGTGGCCGTCTTTCTGCCTTTGGGTCTCACCGGCGGGCTGGCCGGTATGATGTTCAAAGATTTCTGCCTGACCATCGCCTTTCTGATCCTGGCCTCCCTGGTCATCGCGCTGACGCTGGTGCCCCTGCTGTGCTATTTCCTGCTGGACGAGGAGAAAATTCGCAGGCAGAACCTCCGCAGGGCCTCCCGGAAGTCCCGTGCCAATCCCCTGATGGCGCTCTACCAAAAGCTGTTGGGCTTTTTTGTGCGCCACCTGGGACTGGCGATGCTGGTTTCCGTTGCCCTGACGGTTGTCTTTGTGGCGTCCTGTCTCTCCACCAATATGGTGCTGATCCCGGATATGGACCAGGGACAGGTGTCCATCAGCGTCAGTATGCCCATTGGCTCTGAGGTGGATGAGACCTCCGCCATCTCCGAGCGCATTTCCGGCATCGCCCGGGAACAGGTGCCCGAGATGGAGAGCATGTACTATATGGCGCAGCCTGAATCCTCCACCATCTCCCTCACCTTGGTGAACAAGAGCGAGCGCGACCGGAGCAGCGCCGAAGTGGCAGACGGGCTGCGGGCTGCGCTGGCGGATATCGCCGGCTGTGAGATCACGGTGTCCACCTCCGACATGACCGCCCTGATGGGAGGCGGCGACGACATCAGCGTGGAGATCACCGGCACCGACTACGGCACGCTCTCCATGATCGCCGACGACTTGGCCGCTCAGATCTCCGGCCTGGCCGACGCTGTGGACGTGACCACCTCCATGGCCGACCAGGTGCCCCAGGTGAAGGTGACCATGAACCGTGAGGCCGCCTCTCAGTACGGCCTTACCGCGGCCACCGTGGGCGCTGCCGTTCGCTCCGAGCTCACCGGCACCACCGCCACCACCGTCACCATCGACAATAAGGAGCTGGACGTGGTGGTCCGCGGCGACGGCGCCTCCTCCGCCAGTCTGGACGCCCTGCGCTCCATGCCGGTAGCTTCCTCTTACGGCGGCTATGTGCCCCTCTCCTCGGTGGCGGATGTGCGCATCGAGATGGCCCCCCAGAGCATCACCCGGGACAACCAGTCCCGCCAGGTCACCGTCACCGGCGATACACGCAGTGGGAACACCACCGCGATCACCGCGGAGATCAACGCCATTCTGGATGGATACGCCATGCCGGAGGGCTATACCGCCGAGATCACCGGCAGTTATTCTCAGATGATGGAAAGCTTCTCCGACCTGCTGCTGGCTCTGCTGGTGGCGCTGGGTCTGGTCTACTTCATTCTGGCCTCTCAGTTTGAATCCTTCCTCATGCCCGTCATCATTATGATGATCCTGCCCGTGGCTTTCGCCGGAGCGCTGTTCGCCCTACCGCTGACCGGACGGGATATGTCCATGATCTCTCTGGTGGCCATCATCATGCTGGCCGGCACGGTGGTCAACTCCTCCATCATCCTGGTGGACTATATCAAGCAGCGCCGGGAGCGCGGAGAGAGCCGCGAAGAGGCCATCCTCCATGCCTGCCCATTGCGCATCCGCCCAGTGATGATGACCACTTTGACCACGATTCTGGCGATGGTCCCCATGGCGCTGGGCATCGGGGACACCAATGAGATGATGTCCGACATGGGTGTGGTCATGATCAGCGGCATGGTGATTTCCACCATTATCACCCTGCTGTTTACTCCGGTCTATTATTCTGTGATCGATCAGCTCAGCCACATCTTTCGCCGCAGAAAGCCCCCTGCGGAGCGCCCCACCTCCGCTGCGGAGTGA
- a CDS encoding helix-turn-helix domain-containing protein — protein MLKIFCEKYSLHKEFSPKVYQALLQYDWPENIRELRNFVERIVVMSASDVVKIRHFPPELLSVPAVQKDPPPKLSSSDDEREQIIAALKLNNGHRENTARYLGISRRTLQYKLKRYGLK, from the coding sequence TTGCTGAAAATATTTTGTGAGAAATACAGCCTCCACAAAGAGTTTTCCCCCAAGGTATACCAAGCCCTTTTGCAGTACGACTGGCCGGAAAATATTCGCGAGCTCCGGAATTTTGTTGAACGGATCGTCGTAATGAGCGCCTCTGATGTCGTTAAAATCAGGCACTTTCCTCCAGAGCTGCTCAGCGTTCCAGCTGTACAGAAGGATCCTCCCCCGAAGCTGAGCTCGTCTGACGACGAGAGGGAACAAATTATCGCCGCCCTTAAGCTCAACAACGGTCACCGAGAAAATACCGCCCGGTATTTGGGGATCTCCCGTCGGACGCTGCAATATAAGCTGAAAAGATATGGTTTGAAGTGA
- a CDS encoding peptide deformylase has protein sequence MVRPIIKDVLLLGRRAEAAVEADLPVVQDLMDTLRAHTGHCVGLAANMIGVNKRIIVVDGGGVPFPMLNPVIRKRMGEPYEAEEGCLSHSGTRRTLRYPSIEVEFQNLSLQTCRQRYSGFLAQIIQHELDHCEGVLI, from the coding sequence ATGGTGAGACCCATTATAAAAGATGTCCTGCTTCTGGGCCGGAGGGCGGAAGCCGCAGTTGAGGCCGATCTCCCTGTGGTGCAGGATCTGATGGATACCCTGAGGGCCCACACAGGGCATTGTGTGGGGCTTGCGGCCAATATGATCGGCGTCAATAAGCGGATCATTGTGGTGGACGGAGGCGGAGTACCCTTTCCCATGCTCAACCCTGTCATTCGAAAAAGAATGGGAGAGCCCTATGAGGCGGAAGAGGGCTGTCTGTCCCACTCAGGAACCAGGAGGACGCTGCGCTATCCTTCCATTGAGGTGGAATTTCAGAATCTGAGTCTTCAAACATGCAGACAGAGGTACAGCGGATTCCTTGCACAGATCATCCAGCACGAGCTGGACCACTGTGAAGGGGTGCTCATATGA
- a CDS encoding ROK family protein — MYAISIDSGGTKVVGAVVDGDGNILTKKRYDIPERDGNFLIATFRDIISQYSGEYPISVVGIGGNGRIDPVEGVILNCGVHANWQGRHLRKELEDDFHIPVSVNNDCYCAIKGELWKGAARTYSVVVGIVIGTGLGGAMVSNGAFWHGAQFGAGEIGHMILHPDGLPCYCGQKGCVERYVSGTALWSNYNREVGADRLHSGYQFFEVLRSGDPAARKVMDAFVDDLSLVMVDISNLCNPDAFLIGGGISDTRGVWAEALERRFRERVCGCMKDTAIVYASMGNDAALLGAAKFGFERLKQTSEEDGI, encoded by the coding sequence ATGTACGCAATTTCCATAGACTCCGGCGGAACGAAAGTGGTCGGCGCGGTTGTGGACGGCGATGGCAACATTCTGACCAAAAAGCGGTACGATATTCCGGAACGGGATGGAAATTTTTTGATCGCCACCTTCCGGGACATTATTTCCCAGTACAGCGGAGAGTATCCCATCTCCGTGGTGGGGATCGGCGGCAATGGGCGCATTGATCCCGTGGAGGGCGTCATCCTCAACTGCGGGGTCCACGCCAACTGGCAGGGGCGCCACCTCCGAAAAGAGCTGGAGGACGACTTCCACATACCGGTGAGCGTGAACAACGACTGCTACTGCGCCATCAAGGGTGAGCTGTGGAAGGGGGCCGCCCGGACATACTCGGTGGTGGTGGGAATCGTCATCGGTACCGGCCTGGGGGGCGCCATGGTCTCCAACGGCGCTTTCTGGCATGGGGCGCAGTTCGGCGCCGGTGAAATCGGCCATATGATCCTTCACCCGGACGGCCTCCCCTGTTACTGCGGTCAGAAGGGCTGTGTGGAGCGCTATGTCAGCGGCACCGCCCTGTGGAGCAACTATAACCGGGAAGTAGGCGCGGACCGGCTCCACTCCGGCTATCAATTTTTCGAAGTCCTCCGATCCGGCGACCCGGCGGCCCGCAAGGTGATGGACGCCTTTGTGGACGATTTGAGTCTGGTCATGGTGGACATCTCCAATCTCTGCAACCCGGACGCCTTTCTCATCGGAGGCGGTATCTCTGATACGCGCGGCGTGTGGGCGGAGGCCCTGGAGCGGCGGTTCCGGGAGCGGGTGTGCGGCTGCATGAAAGACACCGCCATCGTATATGCCTCCATGGGAAATGACGCGGCCCTGCTGGGCGCCGCTAAATTTGGGTTTGAACGGCTGAAACAGACGTCTGAGGAGGATGGAATATGA
- a CDS encoding GDSL-type esterase/lipase family protein, whose amino-acid sequence MNGPMLCFGDSNTYGYDPRSYLGSRYPTEERWTGILKGRGWEILNCGENGREIPHRASELEALDRLLERSGRLEGIVLMLGGNDLLQNPAFAAEDVAARMEEMLGRLLEHSAVREDGAGVLLLAPPPMRPGTWVTEESLLTQSARLGGCYGALARRLDIGFADTAPWNVDLTFDGVHFSPGGHRTFAQKLEQVLKHICTEKRRSQADITLGERGHPDADRYSGQI is encoded by the coding sequence ATGAATGGACCTATGCTGTGCTTTGGCGATTCAAACACATACGGCTATGACCCGCGTTCTTATCTGGGAAGCCGTTATCCGACAGAGGAACGCTGGACCGGTATTTTAAAGGGCCGTGGGTGGGAAATTTTAAACTGCGGAGAGAATGGGCGGGAAATTCCGCACAGGGCATCTGAACTGGAGGCGCTGGACAGGCTGCTGGAACGGAGCGGGCGCCTGGAAGGAATCGTTCTCATGCTGGGAGGAAATGATCTGCTGCAAAATCCCGCATTTGCGGCGGAAGATGTGGCGGCCCGAATGGAGGAGATGCTGGGCAGGCTTTTGGAGCACAGCGCGGTCAGAGAGGACGGTGCGGGGGTGCTATTGCTTGCTCCGCCGCCCATGCGTCCCGGGACCTGGGTGACGGAGGAGAGTCTGCTGACGCAGTCCGCCCGGCTGGGCGGCTGTTATGGAGCATTGGCCCGGCGGCTGGATATCGGGTTTGCAGATACGGCGCCCTGGAATGTTGACCTAACCTTTGACGGAGTACACTTTTCTCCGGGGGGACACCGCACCTTCGCGCAGAAATTGGAACAGGTCCTGAAGCATATCTGTACCGAAAAACGGCGTTCGCAAGCTGACATCACCCTGGGGGAACGAGGACACCCAGATGCTGATCGATATTCTGGGCAAATATAA